TGTTGCACGCCATGAAGCGGCTGTGGGCACACGACTGGTCGTTTGGGCCGGTGCTGCGCCGCCTCGACGACACCGGCGGGTTCGGGCTGGACGCGCGTCCGACGCTGCTGCTGGCTGGAATGCCGGGGGTGCAGGACGAACGGCAGGCGCAGGCGCTGGGCGTGCCGACGGCGCTGGTGAACGCGGGCGGTCTGGTCGGCCTGCCTTGAGCGCCCCGCGCCGCGTGTCCCCGCTGCTGCTGGCGGCCCTGGGAACGCTGGTGTTTCTGAACGTGTATGCCCCGCAAAGCCTGCTGCCGGTGCTGGCGCGCGAATTTCACGCGGGCGCGGCGCAGGTGGGCGGCGTGATCGGCGCGACGATGCTCTCGATGGCGCTGGCGTCGCCGCTGGTAGGCGTGCTGGCCGACGCGGTGGGCCGGCGCAGAACGGTGATCTGGGCGTTCGCGCTGCTGGTGCTTCCGGCCGTGCTGGCGGTGCTGGCACAGACCCTGCCTGTTCTCAATGGGGTGCGGTTCCTTCAGGGCCTTCTTATTCCGGGCGTCATGGTGGGCCTGAACGCCTACATTGCCGAGGAAATCCCGGCGCCCGAGCGCAGCCGCGCCCTGACCGCCTACGTCACCGGCACGGTGCTGGGCGGCTTTCTGGGGCGTTTTCTATCTGGCCTGGTGGCGAACTGGGGCGGGTGGCACGCGGCGTTCTGGCTGCTGGCGGGCACCTCCCTGGTGGGCTTCCTGCTGGCGCGGCGGCTCCCGCCGGAAACGCAGTTCAGGCCGCACCGTGACCCGCGCTCGGTGCTGTGCAGTCTGGGCACCCACCTGAAAAACCCCGCGCTGCTGGCCACCTGCGGGGTGGGGTTCCTGATTCTGTTCACGCTGGTGGGCGTGTTCAACACCCTGACCCTGCGCCTGGCCGACGCGCCCTATCACCTGAACTCCGCGCAGACCGGGTTTATCTTCGCGGTGTACCTGCTGGGCGTGGTCATCACACCCATTGCCGGGCCTTTTCTCGCTGCGCGCGGGCCGCTGGTCACGCTGATAAGCGCCGCGGCGTGCAGCCTGCTGGGCCTGCTGGTCACGATGTCCTCTCCCCTGCCGCTGATCATCGCGGGGGTGGCGGGGGCGGCGTGCGGCGTGTTCCTGTCACAGTCGGCCGCGCTGGCCGCCGTGCAGCGCAGCGTGACCCAGGCCCGCAGCCTCGCCACCGGGCTGTATCACCTCGCGTACTACGGCGGGGCGGCCGTGTCCAGCGTCGTGGCCGGACACGTGTTCGAGGCCGCCGGCTGGGGCGGCGTGGTGCCGCTGGTCATGGGCAGCATGGGCCTGGCCGCGCTGGTGGGCCTGCTGGGCTGGCGCGGGAGCAGGAGCTCATACGGATGAACAGGAAGGCAATCACGGCAAGTTCAGACTAGATTCGGGGAGCTGTGCCAGCCCAGCGAGCAGCAAAAAGGCCGACCAAGTGAAGGAGCGACAGCGCAGCGCAACAGGCAAATGCTTTAGCCTGAGCGCATGGCTGACCTTTCCGATACGGCGAAACTCACGGCTCCGGGCGCGTACCCCGGCCTGAATGTCACTTTTCACGCCGGTGGGATTCTGGAGGTTGTCATCAGCAACCAGAAGACGCTGAACAGCGTGAACGACAAAGGTCACCAGTCGCTGGCGGGCATCTGGCGCGACATCGATGCGGCGGCAGGTGTGAGGGCCGTGCTGATTCGCGGCGAGGGGCGCGGCTTCTCGTCAGGTGGGGACTTCGAGTTGATCGAGGAAATGGCCAGCGATTTCACCGCCCTGGCCCGGGTGTGGCGCGAAGCGCGTGACCTGGTGTACAACGTCATCAACTGCGGCAAACCCATCGTGAGCGCCATTCACGGCCCCTGCGTGGGCGCGGGCCTGGCAGTGGCGCTGCTGGCGGACGTGAGCATCGCCGCGAAAAACGCCCGCATTCTGGACGGCCACGTGGGGCTGGGCGTGGCCGCCGGGGATCACGCCGCCATCATCTGGCCCCTGCTGTGCGGCCTGAACAAGGCCAAGTACCACCTGATGACCGGAGAGAGCGTGAGCGGCGAGGAGGCCGAACGCATCGGGCTGGTCAGCCTGTGCGTGGAGGAAGACGAACTGCTCGACCGGGCGTGGGCCGTGGCGCGAAAACTGGCGAATGGCAGCCCCAGCGCCGTGCGCTGGACGAAGTACGCCCTGAACAACTGGCTGCGCATGATGGGACCGACCTTCGACACGTCACTGGCCCTGGAATTCCTGGGCTTCACCGGCCCCGACATCCACGAAGGGCTCGCCGCCAGAAGGGAAAAACGCGAACCGAAGTTTATGGAAGACGCGCCGATTTAGAGCATTTGACAAAAGAACGCAGTGATTTTGTCCGAGCGGACTGGCACAGCTCGTAGAGAGCGAGTGAATTTAGACGAGCAGGACGGACTGGCACAGCTGCGCAGGAGAGAATGGAGCGCTCTGGGGTGCCCTTCCCCAGAGCACGGAATTCGGAGAACTGCTTCAAGCCGCTGGCCTGGCGTCTAAGCGCCAAACTCTATGCCTGAGAACCAGACGCAGCAGCCCAGAGAACATCATCCCAGCCCTGTTTTTTCACGATTACATTCCAGACACCGAGGTGAGGCATGAGCATGTTCAGCGACAGGCGCGAGGCGGGGCGGCGGTTGGGGGAAGCGTTGGTGGCCTGGCGGGACGAGCCGCACCTCGTGGTGCTGGGGTTGCCGCGTGGGGGCGTGCCGGTGGCGGCGGAGGTGGCCCGCACCCTGGGGGCGCCGCTGGACGTGTTCGTGGTGCGCAAACTGGGCCTGCCGCAGTACCCGGAAGTGGCGATGGGCGCGGTGGCGGTGGGGGCGCGCTGGTTGAATACCGAACTGATCGCGCAGGTGGGCGTGACGCCGGACGACCTGGCGCGGGTGGAGGCGCGCGAACAGCAGGAACTTCAGAGGCGCGAGCAGGTGTACCGGGCCGGGAAAGGGCCGCTGGACTTGCGGGGCAAAACCGTGCTGCTGATAGACGACGGGCTGGCGACCGGCGCGACCATGCACGCCGCCGTGCAGGCGGTTCGGGCGCTGGAAGCCGCAAAAATCGAGATAGCAGTGCCGGTCGCCGCGCCGGACACGCTGCTGGCACTGGGGCGCGCGGCGAACGAGGCCTTCAGCCTGCTGGCCCCGCAGGGCTTCCGGGCAGTGGGCCAGTTTTACCGGGAGTTCGGGCAGACCAGCGACGCCGAGGTGCTGGCGCTGCTGGAAGCAGGGAAACCCGATTAGAGCCGTTCTCCGAATTCCGTCAGGCGTGGAAGGGTACCCCGCATAACTCTATTCTTCGTCCTGCTCGTCTGAATTCAGAACTATGCCAGTCCGCTCGGACACAAAGCACTCGGTTCTTTTGTCAAATGCTCTAGAGGCTTCTGTCATCCGGGCCGGGACGGGCCTCTGTTAAAACAGCCGCATGAAACGCTTCTGGCACGACAACGCCCTGACCATCGTGTTGATGCTGCTGTTCCTGCTGTTCTGGACGGCGCAGGCCCTTAGCGGCTGGGCGGTGCACAATCAGGAGTTGCAGGACGCGCACCAGCACCTGCTGACGTTAGGCGCCTACCTGCGTTCGGCGCACTTCTGGTCGGCCACGGCCGAAAACTGGGAAAGTGAATTCTTGCAGATGGCGGCCTTCGTGGTGCTGACGGTGTACCTGCGCCAGCGCGGCAGCGCCGAGTCGAAGCCCTACCCGGAGGAGGAAACCCAGGAAGACCGCGAGCAGGAGAAGCGCGACAGTCAGGTCAAAGGTTTCTGGCAGCGCAACTCGCTGTCGCTGGTGCTGTTCGCGCTGTTCGGCGCTTCGATGTTGACGCACCTGTTGAATTCCTGGAAGGACTACAACCTTGCGGAAATGGCGCAGGGAAAAACCGCCGAGACGCTGGGCCAGTTCCTGCACGAACCGGAGTTCTGGTTCGAGTCCTTCCAGAACTGGCAGAGTGAATTCCTGGCGGTGGCCACCATCGTGGCGCTGACCATTTTCCTGCGGCAGATCGGTTCCTCGCAGTCCAAGGGCCTGACGGAGCCCAACCGCAAAACCGGGGATGCCTGAGCAGTTTGCCTACCCCTCCGTGAAGGAATGACCGGGTGAGGAAATAACTGAGCAGGGCCGAACGAAGCGAACAGGAACAACCAGCAGCCCGGAGGTGGAGTTTTCCCTCCGGCGTTTTGCTGACAGGAGAACGAAACCAACCGGGTAGCCTATGCGGCCGGCCTACTCCATGTCACGCTTGAAAATCACGATCAGCACACGGAAAATCAGGATCGCACTGAGGATGCCGACATTGAAGCCGATCACCTGATACAGCGTGAAGGACTGCGTGAGTTGCGGCCCGCCGCGGCTGGTCATCAGCAGCACGGACGCCAGGGTCAGCACGGTGCCGAGCAGCGTCAGCAAAACCTGGTTCATGATCTGCCACACCACCACCCGGTCACGCCGGTCAGCGAAGAGGCGCACGTTCATGCCCAGGCGGCCCTCCTCAACCATGCCGGCGACCTGATCGACGTGGCGGGGCAGGCGGCGCAGCAGCGGCAGCACCGTCACCAGTTCCTGCTCCAGCGTGCGGCGCAGGTTGTGCGGCAGCAACTCGTCCTGAAGCTGCCGGGCCGCGATTTTGCGCGCCTCGCCGATCAGGTCGAACTCCGGGTCGAGGACACTCAGGGTGCCCTGCACCACCGCCAGCGAGCGCAGCGCGGTGGACAGTTCGCCGGGAACGTGCAGGCCCTGGCTGGTGATCAGGCGCAGAAGTTCGTTGAAGAGGCCCACGTCCATGGGGCCTTCGCGCCGCAGCTGCGCGACCATGAATTGCCCCAGCACGCGCCGCAGCCGGCCCTCGTCGATGTGCTCGGGGCGGCCCAGGGTGTCCAGCAGGGCGTCGGTAAAGAGTTGCGGGTCGCTGTACTCGACGCCCATGATGAGCTGCTGCAACCCCGCCTGCATGGTGCGGTCGATGCGGCCCACGCTGCCGCAGTCCAGGAAGGCCAGTCGTTCGGCGGCCGGTGACCCTTCGGGTGCGTCCGGTTCGGCATCCAGCAGCATGATGTTGCCGGGGTGCGGGTCGGCGTGGAAAAGGCCGTCTACGGTCATCTGGCGCAGAATCGAGTGGAAGATGCGCCGCGCGAAGGCCTGCCGCTGTGCGCTGCTCAGCGAGGCCAGCAGCGCGTCGTCGCTGAGGGTGCGGCCGCGCAGTTCCTCCATGACCAGCACGCGCGAGGTGCTCAGGGTCGGTTCATAGCCCGGCACCACCAGCCGCTCGGCCTCGGGGTGGCGCTCCAGCGCGGCCTTCAGGTCGGTCATGTTCCTGGCTTCCAGGCTGAAGTCCAGTTCCTGGCGCAGGTCGTCGGCAAAACTGTGGGCCAGCTGCGCCGCGCCCATTTCCCGGCCCCAGTCCGTGCGGCGTTCCAGGGTCTGCCCCAGCTGCTCGGCGATCTCCAGGTCGCCCTCCACCACTTCGCGGATGCCGGGGCGCTGCACCTTGACCACCACCGGCCGCCCACTGCGCAGCGCGGCGCGGTGAACCTGCCCGACCGACGCGGCGGCCAGCGGTTCGGGGTCGATGTGGCCGAACACCATTTCCAGCGGCGCGTCCAGTTCCCGTTCCAGCACACTCCGGATGTCGTCCCAGGGGGCGGGTTTCACCTGCTGCTGCAACTGCGAGAGTTCGCGCGTGACTTCGGGCGGCAGCAGGTCGCTGCGGGTCGAGAGCACCTGCCCCAGCTTCACGAAGGTCACGCCGGACTCTTCCAGCGCGGCCCGCAGTTGCTGGCCCTGCCGGCGCGTGGGCTTCTGAAAGGAGTGGCGCGTGCGCGCGCTCAGGGGGTTCAGGCCGTGCCGAACCAGAATGCCCATGATCTGCGTGCTGCGCCGCGACTGCCGCAGCGTGCGCTTCAGGGCGGCCCACCAGCCGGGCAGCGGCGGAATGCGGCCCTGCGGCACCAGCAGCTCGGACACCAGCACGAACATCAGCACGGTCAAGACCAGCAGCCCGAACTTCAAACCGGGCGAACCGCCCCCCGCCCACTGCACCCGCGTGCGGAACCACACGCCCACCAGCGCCCCGAACAGCCAGGCCAGGGCCAGCCGCCCCGAACCCAGCGGCAACCCGATAAAACGCCCCACCACCGCCCGCAGCAGCGCCAGTACGCCCGCCAGGGCCAGCAGGTCGAGAAGAAGGGGGGGCCAGGCAAGCATCATGCGCAGTACTCCACGCTGGCATTCTGCGCAAGGTCACTGACCCGCACATGACAGACTTTAAGCTCCCCTTGAGAGTGTGGGGGCAGACCCGCCCGGCCAGAAAGAGGGCCAGGCCAGCGGGTGGGGCGAGTTTCAGAAGGGCAACGACAGCAGCAGCGCTTCGTTGCCGCGCTGCACCGACAGCTCGACCTGCCCCTGGGCCGGGCCGCCCAGCAGCAGCAGCACGGTGCTCAGGGCCGGGTGAGGCTGGCCGTTCACGGCCACGATCCGGTCACCCAGTTGCAACCCCGCCTGCTGGGCCGCGCCGCCGTCCTCCAGCGCCGTGACGACCAGTTGACCCGTTGCGTTCACGGCCAGGGTCAGGCCGGTCACGATGTCCGTCCCGGCCATGTCCTGGGCCGCCAGCGCCGGTGCAGCGCTGGCCGGGGGCGGGCTGATCGGCGGTTGGCTGATTGGGGGTTGGCTGATTGGAGGCTGGCTGACCGGAACGGCGGTGGCCGCTGCGGTGGACAGCCCCAGAACCGTGAGCAGTCCTGCGCGGCCCAGCCTCAGCAGGTCAGGCAGCAATCCTCTGGAAAGCATGTGCTTCATCTTCTGGCTCCTTTTCCTCCCCTCGTAGCGGACACAGTGCGCCAGGGGGCGCTACAGGGTCGTTAAAAGAGGGGTCAGGTCACCTCTACGCGCATGACGATGTAAGGCGCGCCATCGGGCGTGAAGCCCGCCTGACCCAGGGCAAGTTGCGCGTCCACGTTCGCGGCGCAGCACAGGCACACCAGTTGCGCGGCCCCCTGCTGGCGGGCCAGGGCGTCGGCAAAAGCCAGGCAGCGGGAGGCGTCACCACTGAACAGCAGGACGTGCTGGGCCTCCTCCGGACTGAAGCGCGCCCCCAGCACCACCACGTCGTCGCCGCTGGCGTATACCATTTCGCGCCGCGCCAGGTCGGCGCACACCGCTTCACTAAAGGGCAGAAAGGTGCGGTTCATGACCAGAAATTCCCCCCAGCTGGCCCGCAGCGGTAGCAGCAGCGCGGCGGCCCCGGCCGCGTCCGTGACGGCGCGAAATGGCGTGGAAGCGTCCCCTGTGCCGGTGTAATCCGCTGTGACGGGGCGTGTGAAGCCCATGAACGTTTCCTCCAGCCGAAAGCCGAAGTGCTCGGCCAGGCCCCGGCTGACCACGTTGCCGGCCCCGGTGTACATGCGCATGGTGCGGACGCCCTGCTCGCGTGCCAGCTCGAAGAAACGCCGGTACATACGCTTGCCCAGCCCGCGCCCCTGCGCCTCTGGAACCACCCGCAGCGTCTCCAGCCACGCCGACCCGTCCGGCAAGCGGGTGTACTTGGCGCAGCCCAGCACCTGCCCCGCTTCCTCGGTCAGCATAAATTCACCCTGCGGCGCGTCGGCCAGGAACTGTTCGTACACCGCCGGCAGATAGCGCAGGTTGGGGGTGGACTGCGCCTCGACTGCCAGCAAAAGGGGTTTATCCGCCGCCGTGACAGGACGTAAGAGCATGCCCCAGCATAGGCCCGGACTTGCACCTGACTCTTTCACCCGCCCCCCTGTGATGAACCCGACAGAACCCGCCCACTACACTGAGAGCATGGAGGAGGCCTCCAGCTGGAGTACATGGCCCGAACAACGCCGCCAACGGGTGTTCGGCTGGCTGCTGCTGCTGGTTTTCCTGATTCAAAACCTGGGCATCTGGACGGCCTGGCAGGCCGGCAGCCCCATGCAGACCACCCTGAACGTCCTGGGCGGCGGCTGCACGCTGTACCTGCTGCTGAGCAACGTTCGCAGCGCCGTGGCCATGCCCACCACCTACCGAGTCGGGGCAAGCTTCCTGGCCCTGCGCCTGAGCGCGGAACTGCTGAACAATTTCCTGACCGCCCAGCCTATGACCACCGTACAGTACCAGGAAGCCGCGCTGCTGATGGCCTTCCTGGTCGCCATTTTGCCCCGGCGTGTCAGTGCCGCGCTGACGGGTCTGCTGCTGAGCGGCATTCTGGCCCTTACCGTGAAAAACGGCCTGCACCAGATCTTTGAATTTCTGATGCTGCTGGTCACGGCCGGGGTGCTGCCCTTTACCGCCGAGTACGGACGCCAGGCCCTGAACGCCCGGCGCCGCGTGGAGGAACTGGAACGGCAACTGATCTGGGATCCGCTGACCGGCGTGGCCAACCACCAACTTATTCAGGAACGCGCCCGGACGTATATGCTGAGCCCCAGCCGCAGCACCCACCTGACCGTGCTGATTACCGTCAATGAAAGCACCACCACCTCCGAGGGCCGCCAGGCCCTGCAACTGGTCGTGAAGGCCATTAAACCCCTGCTGCGCGAAACCGACAGCATAGGCCGCTGGAACGACGACACCCTGCTGCTGCTGTTTCCGCACGTGCACAGCGAGCAGCGCCAGAAACTGCTGCGCACCCTGTCGAGCGCCCTGACTCACCTGAAGACCCGTGGCCTGCTGCCCCAGGACGTGCAGATCAGCAGCGCCTTCCTGAACGAAGCGCCCACCCCTGAAGAAGTGGTCACGCTGGCCCACGCGCAACTGCGGCCTGTGACCGCCTGACTGGAATAAACCCCCACAGGCTGCCAGGGGTCACTTTGACAAGAGAGCGGACGCCGACCTTCCTGCCGCCCCTTAACGCGACCCGGTTTCCTCCGCCGCCCGCTCCTGCGCCCGCAGCGCCACCCAGTCCTCGTAAGCCAGGGCGGGCAGCAGCGCGAAACTTCCCGCGAACAGCGACGCCAGCGCCGCCGGCACCCGCACAGCCGTTTTACCGTTCAGCACCAGATAAAGCGCCCCCAGGGTACTCAGCACGCCAATGTCCATGAACATGACCCGCGCAAACGAACTGCGTTTCAGCGTGTCCAGTGTCCCCAGTTCACCGGGCCGCCCGCGCCCCAGCACCGCCGTCAGCACCAGCATGAGCAGCAGGGACAGGTAAAGGCGAACACGCTCCCGCGAAGGCTGACGGTAAGGGGAAAGAGGCATGCTTCAGGGTAAGACTTCAACAGTGGGGCAGATAGGTGCGGCTGGATCGTGCAGGAGGGGGAGTTTCTGTACGTCCGCCACACTCTGAGCCGAAGCCCCCAGCCCAAGCACAAGTAGAAAAGTCAGGAACGCGGAGAGGGAGCGCATAGGTTTAGCGTAAAGGACGGTGGAGATTAAGGTGCACCAACGTAATGCCGCGGCGAGAACAGCAGGATCAATACCTTTAGCGCGGGAAGGATATGCGACAATCCTGAAACGAATTCACTCATGCTCAATCACGGGCTTTTTCGTAACAGGAAAAGCAATTGGATTTTGAGCACCTTTTGTAAAATACGCGCTAACTGAGTGATTCAAATATCGGTCACGGATTTCTGCCGGAGCGACGTGACCAACAAATTCCCAGCGCCCGATCCCGCTATCCGGAGGGAAGGAGCGCGTGGTATACGGTGTTGATTGCGCTTTATGCCAGCTTTCTATTTCGTAAACCTCGCGAACTACACTTTCAAAAACGGCAAGGGCGTATTTGACAGATGCACGTCGCCATTCTGCAATTTTCCAAATCCCCCTAGTCACCTCATAAAGTTCCTCAGCACTCATGCCGTGGCGGTAATTCTGATTGATGCGAATCAGCATGACTGAATCTGAAATGATTGCAGGGGGCGCAGCGTAGTAAGCAATCAACTCTGAGAGGGTTTTGCGCCCAGATTTTACGCTTTGCCAACCCCTGACGAGATTTGACAGGTTATCCAGTCCCAGTAAGTCAATGACCGCCGCCTCAATACGGAAGGCTGTGACTTCGTCAGGTAGACCATGCACAAGTACTTCTATTCTTGGTTGAAGTCCATCATCGCGTAGCTCTTTTAGGATGCGTACCTTCCGCGTTTCACCGGTCTGCGATAGGTGAGCAAGCACCCTGCCCCCCTGACCTTTCCCAACGTAGAACACTTTGTTGTTACGCGGATCAATGTACAGGTACACATAAAAGCCGAGGTGTTGAGCTACTTCGGGAGGAATTATGTAGGTACTTTCCGACGAGTTGCAGTTAAATTCCGGCGTTGGCTTCAAAGCGCTGCCCGATTTATCTTTATCCGCATTTGCTGTAGCCGCACGCCTGGCACTTGAGGCAGCCTTCTTCGCGGATCACGGCTTTTTCTTCGCAGACGGGGCAGCGTTCGCGTTGCATGCCGTCGGTGCTGACGCCGTGCGTGGTGGTGCTGGTGGGGGCGGGCGTGTCGATGCTGCCGCCGGCGAGGGGCGGAAGCTGGGCCGCTTCCATGTCCTTCTGGAAGGTGTCGAGAGCCACGGCGATCAGGTCGGCTTTGCTGCCCACCAGGCGGCCGTTGTAGCTGCCGTACAGCCCGCCGTTGATGCCGCGCAGGGTTTTGATGATGGCGCGGGCAGGCACGCCGTACTGGAGGGCAATACTGACCACGCGGCCCAGCGCTTCGCTGTCGGCGTTGGCCTCGTCTCCGGCACGGCCCGAAATGACCATGACTTCCACGGGTTTCTGGTTCAGGTGGTTGACCGTGACCAGGAAGCTGCGGCGGTGGCCGCTGGTCGGGTCGGTCAGTTTCACCATGTCCGTGATGCCCTGAAGGCGCGTGGGGCGCTCGTAGTGGGGTCTGGCGGGGGTGGTGGCCTGTGGCTGCTGGGCGGTGGGCAGGGTGGGAGCGGGGGTGGTGCCTGCGGCGGCCTGCCCCTGACCTTCGGTGCTTTCCCCCATGACTTCCGCGGCGGCGTCCACCTGGGGTTCTTCTTTCTTGGCTTTCTTCTTGCTGGTGCTCAGCACCTGGAACTGGCGGCTGCCGTCGCGGTACACGGTGATGCCCTTGCAGCCGGTCTTGTACGCCTCGCTGTAGGCGTCCTGCACGTCCTGCACGGTGGCGCTGTTGGGCAGGTTGATGGTCTTGGACAGGCTGTTGGCGGCGTGCTGCCCGCCATCGTCGAAGGCACGTTGCACGGTGCCCTGCATACGAACGTGATCGACGGGGCTGATGTCGTGGGCGCACACGAAGACGCGCTGCAATGCCTCGGGAATGAAGGTCAGGCCGACCACGCTGCCGTGGTTCTCGCTGACGGCCTCGGTGACCTTGTCCCAGTCCCAGCCGCCCTGCCCATCTGGCTGCGCTGTGCTCATGCCCTGCGGGGCGGGGTAGGTTTCGAGCAGTTCCACGAACAGCGGGGCCAGCAGGGCGCGGTACTCACTGCCAATCTTGCGCCAGATGAAGGGCGAAAAGACGGGTTCGATGCCGCTGGAAACGCCCATCAGCATGCTGGTCGTGCCGGTGGGCGCGACGGTCAGCACGGCCACGTTGCGGCGCGGCGCGTGCGGAATCTTATCCGCGTAGCGTTCATACACGGCGTAGATGCCGCGCTCTGCGCCCAGGCGCTCGCTTTCGGCCACGGCTTCCTCGCGCAGGGCGCTCATGATGTCGTAAATGGCCTGCCGCCCGGCCTCGTTGTCGTAG
The Deinococcus fonticola genome window above contains:
- a CDS encoding LEM-3-like GIY-YIG domain-containing protein → MKPTPEFNCNSSESTYIIPPEVAQHLGFYVYLYIDPRNNKVFYVGKGQGGRVLAHLSQTGETRKVRILKELRDDGLQPRIEVLVHGLPDEVTAFRIEAAVIDLLGLDNLSNLVRGWQSVKSGRKTLSELIAYYAAPPAIISDSVMLIRINQNYRHGMSAEELYEVTRGIWKIAEWRRASVKYALAVFESVVREVYEIESWHKAQSTPYTTRSFPPDSGIGRWEFVGHVAPAEIRDRYLNHSVSAYFTKGAQNPIAFPVTKKPVIEHE
- a CDS encoding GNAT family N-acetyltransferase, with the protein product MLLRPVTAADKPLLLAVEAQSTPNLRYLPAVYEQFLADAPQGEFMLTEEAGQVLGCAKYTRLPDGSAWLETLRVVPEAQGRGLGKRMYRRFFELAREQGVRTMRMYTGAGNVVSRGLAEHFGFRLEETFMGFTRPVTADYTGTGDASTPFRAVTDAAGAAALLLPLRASWGEFLVMNRTFLPFSEAVCADLARREMVYASGDDVVVLGARFSPEEAQHVLLFSGDASRCLAFADALARQQGAAQLVCLCCAANVDAQLALGQAGFTPDGAPYIVMRVEVT
- a CDS encoding ABC1 kinase family protein, whose amino-acid sequence is MMLAWPPLLLDLLALAGVLALLRAVVGRFIGLPLGSGRLALAWLFGALVGVWFRTRVQWAGGGSPGLKFGLLVLTVLMFVLVSELLVPQGRIPPLPGWWAALKRTLRQSRRSTQIMGILVRHGLNPLSARTRHSFQKPTRRQGQQLRAALEESGVTFVKLGQVLSTRSDLLPPEVTRELSQLQQQVKPAPWDDIRSVLERELDAPLEMVFGHIDPEPLAAASVGQVHRAALRSGRPVVVKVQRPGIREVVEGDLEIAEQLGQTLERRTDWGREMGAAQLAHSFADDLRQELDFSLEARNMTDLKAALERHPEAERLVVPGYEPTLSTSRVLVMEELRGRTLSDDALLASLSSAQRQAFARRIFHSILRQMTVDGLFHADPHPGNIMLLDAEPDAPEGSPAAERLAFLDCGSVGRIDRTMQAGLQQLIMGVEYSDPQLFTDALLDTLGRPEHIDEGRLRRVLGQFMVAQLRREGPMDVGLFNELLRLITSQGLHVPGELSTALRSLAVVQGTLSVLDPEFDLIGEARKIAARQLQDELLPHNLRRTLEQELVTVLPLLRRLPRHVDQVAGMVEEGRLGMNVRLFADRRDRVVVWQIMNQVLLTLLGTVLTLASVLLMTSRGGPQLTQSFTLYQVIGFNVGILSAILIFRVLIVIFKRDME
- a CDS encoding GGDEF domain-containing protein: MEEASSWSTWPEQRRQRVFGWLLLLVFLIQNLGIWTAWQAGSPMQTTLNVLGGGCTLYLLLSNVRSAVAMPTTYRVGASFLALRLSAELLNNFLTAQPMTTVQYQEAALLMAFLVAILPRRVSAALTGLLLSGILALTVKNGLHQIFEFLMLLVTAGVLPFTAEYGRQALNARRRVEELERQLIWDPLTGVANHQLIQERARTYMLSPSRSTHLTVLITVNESTTTSEGRQALQLVVKAIKPLLRETDSIGRWNDDTLLLLFPHVHSEQRQKLLRTLSSALTHLKTRGLLPQDVQISSAFLNEAPTPEEVVTLAHAQLRPVTA
- a CDS encoding phosphoribosyltransferase — encoded protein: MSMFSDRREAGRRLGEALVAWRDEPHLVVLGLPRGGVPVAAEVARTLGAPLDVFVVRKLGLPQYPEVAMGAVAVGARWLNTELIAQVGVTPDDLARVEAREQQELQRREQVYRAGKGPLDLRGKTVLLIDDGLATGATMHAAVQAVRALEAAKIEIAVPVAAPDTLLALGRAANEAFSLLAPQGFRAVGQFYREFGQTSDAEVLALLEAGKPD
- a CDS encoding DUF6766 family protein, with protein sequence MKRFWHDNALTIVLMLLFLLFWTAQALSGWAVHNQELQDAHQHLLTLGAYLRSAHFWSATAENWESEFLQMAAFVVLTVYLRQRGSAESKPYPEEETQEDREQEKRDSQVKGFWQRNSLSLVLFALFGASMLTHLLNSWKDYNLAEMAQGKTAETLGQFLHEPEFWFESFQNWQSEFLAVATIVALTIFLRQIGSSQSKGLTEPNRKTGDA
- a CDS encoding MFS transporter, translating into MSAPRRVSPLLLAALGTLVFLNVYAPQSLLPVLAREFHAGAAQVGGVIGATMLSMALASPLVGVLADAVGRRRTVIWAFALLVLPAVLAVLAQTLPVLNGVRFLQGLLIPGVMVGLNAYIAEEIPAPERSRALTAYVTGTVLGGFLGRFLSGLVANWGGWHAAFWLLAGTSLVGFLLARRLPPETQFRPHRDPRSVLCSLGTHLKNPALLATCGVGFLILFTLVGVFNTLTLRLADAPYHLNSAQTGFIFAVYLLGVVITPIAGPFLAARGPLVTLISAAACSLLGLLVTMSSPLPLIIAGVAGAACGVFLSQSAALAAVQRSVTQARSLATGLYHLAYYGGAAVSSVVAGHVFEAAGWGGVVPLVMGSMGLAALVGLLGWRGSRSSYG
- a CDS encoding PDZ domain-containing protein, whose translation is MKHMLSRGLLPDLLRLGRAGLLTVLGLSTAAATAVPVSQPPISQPPISQPPISPPPASAAPALAAQDMAGTDIVTGLTLAVNATGQLVVTALEDGGAAQQAGLQLGDRIVAVNGQPHPALSTVLLLLGGPAQGQVELSVQRGNEALLLSLPF
- a CDS encoding enoyl-CoA hydratase/isomerase family protein — translated: MADLSDTAKLTAPGAYPGLNVTFHAGGILEVVISNQKTLNSVNDKGHQSLAGIWRDIDAAAGVRAVLIRGEGRGFSSGGDFELIEEMASDFTALARVWREARDLVYNVINCGKPIVSAIHGPCVGAGLAVALLADVSIAAKNARILDGHVGLGVAAGDHAAIIWPLLCGLNKAKYHLMTGESVSGEEAERIGLVSLCVEEDELLDRAWAVARKLANGSPSAVRWTKYALNNWLRMMGPTFDTSLALEFLGFTGPDIHEGLAARREKREPKFMEDAPI